One Rhododendron vialii isolate Sample 1 chromosome 2a, ASM3025357v1 genomic region harbors:
- the LOC131316852 gene encoding uncharacterized protein LOC131316852 isoform X1, whose amino-acid sequence MSGNPRCTVYVGNLDEKVSDRVLYDILIQAGRVVDLYIPRDKETNRPKGFAFAEYETEEIADYAVGLFSGLVTLYNRTLKFAISGQDKPSANFPGSNSSFRAGPPPIPFNNMEASPHSARLPTPSLFPELQLNNSPVPSTVVHQSNGYRSEFDGYSYDHSRGVFGATMDNISRSRSSRFDRSPVDYPFR is encoded by the exons ATGTCTGGAAACCCTCGTTGCACAGTGTACGTCG GTAATTTGGATGAGAAAGTAAGCGACAGGGTGTTGTATGATATTCTCATTCAAGCAGGACGTGTGGTGGACTTGTATATTCCTCGTGATAAGGAAACCAATCGACCAAAAGGTTTTGCCTTTGCGGAGTATGAGACTGAAGAGATTGCAGACTATGCTGTCGGGCTTTTCTCTGGCCTTGTGACTCTCTACAACAGGACATTGAAATTTGCG ATATCTGGGCAAGACAAGCCCTCTGCAAACTTTCCCGGATCAAATTCTTCTTTCAGAGCAGGTCCACCCCCTATTCCCTTTAACAATATGGAAGCTTCCCCACACTCCGCAAGATTACCAACACCTAGTTTGTTTCCTGAACTCCAACTAAATAATAGTCCAG TTCCCTCTACTGTGGTACACCAAAGTAATGGGTATAGATCAGAGTTTGATGGCTACAGTTACGATCACAGTCGAGGAGTTTTTGGGGCAACAATGGATAACATTAGCCGCTCTAGGTCAAGCCGCTTTGATAGGAGCCCAGTCGATTATCCATTTAGATGA
- the LOC131316849 gene encoding protein STRICTOSIDINE SYNTHASE-LIKE 13 — protein sequence MKKRIELKDELILQHPFLLLLALALGFIIMDPFQMGPVGGHDFRPVKHDIAPYKQVMETWPTDNRSRLGSGTLEFVDQVFGPESLEFDSSGRGPYAGLADGRVVRWMEEAGGWETFALVTRNWSEKLCAKGVDSSTSKQWKVEPQCGRPLGLRFDKKTGDLYIADAYYGLLVVGAEGGIATSLATHVEGEKWPIFFANDLDIHNNGSIFFTDTSKRYNRADHFVIMLEGEATGRLLRYDPPTGTTHVVKDGLAFPNGVQLSKDQSFLLFTETTNCRILKYWLEGPKTGTVEVAANLPGFPDNIRLNEKGEFWVAIDCCRTTWQEVFSNNPWIRSIYFRLPIRLKYLARFMGMKMYTVISLFNDKGEVLDVLEDRKGKVMELVSEVRETKGKLWIGTVAHNHIATLPYP from the exons atgaagaAGAGAATTGAACTGAAAGATGAGCTTATACTGCAACACCCGTTTCTCCTTCTCCTTGCTCTAGCATTGGGATTCATTATAATGGATCCATTTCAAATGGGTCCGGTTGGAGGCCATGATTTTAGGCCGGTGAAGCATGACATTGCACCATACAAGCAAGTCATGGAGACGTGGCCTACGGACAACAGAAGCCGATTAGGGTCTGGAACTTTGGAGTTTGTGGATCAAGTATTTGGCCCCGAGTCGTTGGAGTTTGATTCAAGCGGACGTGGTCCGTACGCAGGGTTAGCAGATGGACGCGTAGTGAGGTGGATGGAGGAAGCTGGAGGTTGGGAAACATTCGCGCTCGTGACAAGAAACTG GTCTGAGAAACTCTGCGCAAAAGGAGTCGACTCTTCGACGTCCAAGCAATGGAAAGTGGAGCCGCAGTGCGGCCGCCCCCTAGGCCTAAGGTTTGACAAGAAAACTGGAGATTTGTACATAGCAGATGCCTATTACGGACTCCTTGTTGTGGGGGCTGAAGGGGGCATCGCTACTAGTTTGGCAACTCACGTGGAAGGAGAAAAATGGCCTATTTTCTTCGCAAATGATCTTGACATCCATAACAATGGTTCCATCTTCTTCACAGATACTAGCAAGCGATACAACCGCGC GGATCATTTCGTGATAATGTTGGAAGGAGAGGCCACAGGTAGGCTTCTTAGGTATGATCCTCCTACAGGAACAACACATGTTGTAAAAGATGGCTTGGCTTTTCCAAATGGAGTTCAACTTTCTAAAGATCAATCCTTCCTTCTGTTCACTGAGACTACCAATtgcag GATACTGAAATACTGGCTAGAGGGTCCGAAAACAGGCACCGTTGAGGTAGCTGCTAACCTACCGGGTTTCCCAGACAATATAAGGCTAAACGAGAAAGGCGAATTCTGGGTGGCGATAGATTGTTGCCGAACCACATGGCAAGAAGTTTTCTCTAACAACCCATGGATAAGGAGCATTTACTTCAGACTGCCGATTCGGTTGAAGTACTTGGCTAGGTTCATGGGTATGAAGATGTACACTGTCATCTCTCTGTTCAATGACAAGGGAGAGGTATTGGATGTTCTTGAAGACAGGAAGGGTAAAGTAATGGAGCTAGTCAGTGAAGTTAGAGAGACAAAGGGGAAACTGTGGATTGGTACTGTGGCTCATAACCATATTGCTACCCTCCCTTACCCTTAA
- the LOC131316852 gene encoding spliceosome-associated protein 49 isoform X2, with the protein MSGNPRCTVYVGNLDEKVSDRVLYDILIQAGRVVDLYIPRDKETNRPKGFAFAEYETEEIADYAVGLFSGLVTLYNRTLKFAISGQDKPSANFPGSNSSFRAGPPPIPFNNMEASPHSARLPTPSLFPELQLNNSPAQTTIPGVITTSPNTAQLCNYPQTDRGADLIC; encoded by the exons ATGTCTGGAAACCCTCGTTGCACAGTGTACGTCG GTAATTTGGATGAGAAAGTAAGCGACAGGGTGTTGTATGATATTCTCATTCAAGCAGGACGTGTGGTGGACTTGTATATTCCTCGTGATAAGGAAACCAATCGACCAAAAGGTTTTGCCTTTGCGGAGTATGAGACTGAAGAGATTGCAGACTATGCTGTCGGGCTTTTCTCTGGCCTTGTGACTCTCTACAACAGGACATTGAAATTTGCG ATATCTGGGCAAGACAAGCCCTCTGCAAACTTTCCCGGATCAAATTCTTCTTTCAGAGCAGGTCCACCCCCTATTCCCTTTAACAATATGGAAGCTTCCCCACACTCCGCAAGATTACCAACACCTAGTTTGTTTCCTGAACTCCAACTAAATAATAGTCCAG CTCAGACTACAATCCCAGGGGTAATAACAACTTCACCAAACACTGCCCAACTCTGCAACTATCCGCAAACCGATAGAGGTGCTGATCTGATTTGCTGA